The genomic stretch AAGATGTGACCACACGAGCCTGGAATAGAAGCGGCGtggttattgaaaagaaaagataccACCAATATTGCATAAGGCTGGATGGGAGCGGGAGAATTTCGACAAGAAATCGTAAGCATTTGAGATCCCTACCACCCACACCACCTCAGGGAGACCCTACTCCCACCACCTCAGAGGAGACTCACCCAGTACCCAACCGAGAGAGAAGTAGTGCTAGGGTACGTCGTCCTCCACAATGGCACAATGATTATATCACAGAGTAAttcgttttatttgtgtttagtAAGTGTTCCTCTTCTCATATTTACCTTGACGTATGTTTCAGCGCGGTGTCCGAAGGACTATCTTTATTATAGCtgaattccttttgttttatgtgtTATTGCCTCTgccagttttgttaatttttgcaactgaaaggagaaattaatgcttatgttttatttgctttaaatgtGGAGCTGTAATCTTAGAGGGGAGGTGTAGGAATGTTCAGCCTAATGTTGTACGATATGTTTTCCCGATTGTGTGTATCTCTTTGCACGGAGTCCGGGCAAGGACAGTACTGGCCCATCCCTTGATCTGTAACCATCTTCTCAACATTAAAGGAACCAACTATTGCCGGGTATGTCTCAACCTGCTTACAAAGACTTTATCAAGTTGCCAATGTCTTGATTAGAGGACAGGTCCACTCCTCTATGTTTGAATACGGAATTCAACATCGCCCTGTAACCCTCCATGGTGGTTGTAGCTAACCCCTTCGAGGATCTAAGAAATAACAGAGTATGTAAGGAttggattgagtgacatactggctacgtgttgtctggtttattggtggttccttactgaatgaatgtacagcacagaatcttcgaagttgttattggttggtgcgagccgcaaagtagtttctacacacagacagggcaaaacagaggtaatgtttcggacatctgtgtttgtcggcagacaaacacaTGGTGATTGTGAgacacataataaacatacaataataaaacatatatcaatggaaaggccaggaaattccacatatggccaattgcatgagatttgagacagattaatgaatacagtgaagtagcataatatatgtgaaacggcaagatgtttggcgtcttcacaaacagaaacatacatacagtttgatacagaagattcagtggaacattatgagtacacgATTCGAATGCTtgtatggcaatgcaagtaggggtgattgtacataaatcgagacaacagtggttagggagaaacagacggaaatattgtatggtagaagttgtgttccttgagagagagaaaacgggatgctgttgtttttgtcttgttccctCTGATGGATGACGCGCACACGTGCGCTCAAAAGAGACCGCAATGTGGTattttacaatactccccccaaaaAGCAAGGCATCGATGCAGAAACCGTCTTGGGcgtgaagggcttgggctttgggagggtaggaggctgaagggcagcgccaaccagcaggaactcgaggaggacggtagcgggTTGAGGGTACATCACtccttcgttggtcaggtcgTCCAGTACGAGTTCGGGAGCGGtggcaggctgcctggaggaggcatcttgggttcctgtggtggggtgggtaaTCTAGGAGGGTCGGACATCGATTGAGCACTAGGGAACAGCTGAAAGCGGGGAGGCGATGAAGGGTTCGTTGgtgcgtgggtcgtcatcttgggtcgtatgtctgccatcggctccttcgctggtcactccagggtcaccagtgtaaggatggtatagagtgacatactggctgggtgctgtctggtttattggtggttccttactgaatgaatgtacagaatctttgaagttttattggttcgtgcgagccgcaaagtagtttctacacacagacagggcaaaacagaggtaatgtttcggacatctgtatttgtcggcagacaaacagatggtgattgcgagagacataataaacgtacaatgataaaacatatatcaatggaaaggccaggaaattccacatatgtccaattgcatgagattcgagacagattaacgaatacaatgcagtagcataatatatgtgaaatggtgagacgtttggtgtcttcacaaacagaaacatacagtttgatacagaagatttagtggaacattataagtacatgattccaatgcttgcatggcaatacaagtagtggtgattgtacataaatcgaggcaacaatggttagggagaaacagacggaaatattgtatggtagaagttgcgttccttgagagagagaaaacgggatgctcttgtttttgtcattCCCTCCGATGGATGATGCACACACGTgggctcgaaagagaccgcgatgCGGTCTCTTACAAGTATCTGCAATTTGGGCTACAGATGTCTGAGAAGAAGAGATATTCCGCTCTTGGCACCAACTCCAATagactgcccacttggcttggtagactgcagcagaagatTGTTGCCTACACTTTGCAATAACTTCTGCAGctttccttgaaaatcctttcattctaacaagctccctgacagtgtgaatcctgtcagagcgagagtggataaccctAGATGGAATCTGTGAAAATGTGGCTGTTTgagatttctcttctgaggaagtagTTTTGGGAAATCCGTCAGCAGACCTAGATGATCCAGAAACCACTCTTTGTGCAGCCAAAAGGAAGCAACTAGGGTCACTGAAGCATTGCTGTGGGTGCTGAACTTCTTCAGTAcctccctcaccatgctgaagggagggaaggcatataCATCGAGATCCGAACAATCCTGCAGCATGGCATGCGTCGCCTCAGGATCCGGAGCAGGGGAACAATACAGAGGTAGACAATGGTTTCTTGCCATCGCAAACATGTCTATTGATGGCTTTCCCCAAAGCctccacaggtcagtgcacacctgtggattgagtgtccactccGTCGGTAGAACCTGCTTGCCACAACTCAATTCGTCCACAAGGACATTCATCTTGCCCTGGATAAAGTGGGTCACAGCGCAGGTCCCGTTGTTTAGTGCCCACAAAAGAAAGTCCTTGGCTGCTTCATTGAGCGAAAATGAATGAGTCCCTTCTTggttcctgatgtaggccagGCCGGTCATGCTGTCCAAATGGACCGCCACTGTCCTGTTGAAGGTCTCTGCTGCAAAACACTGAAGGGGTAGATATATTCCTTTCAACTCTTTCACACTGATGTGAAGGTTCCTTTCCATTGGAGACCATGCTCTTGAAACCTCCATGCCGTGGAGGAgagcccccaacccagatctgaagtGTCTGAGTACAACATTAGGTCGGGACTCATTGGAGACAGAGACTTCCCTGTCGCAAATCTGTCCTTCaccagccaccaccgaaggtcctccttgatttcatGGTGATGCTGAAGACAAACGAGTCCAGGAAAACCTTCCTGCACCAGTTGGCCCTGAGGTAAAACTGCAACACTCTGGTGTGCAACCTGCCAAATGGAACAAATTTCTTGATGTAAGAAAGGGTttccagaagactcatccatgcgttggctgagcaggatgGGCGAGATATGAGTCCCGGACTTTCCTGAGGCAATTTTgaatcctttgttgggatggaaaagcccaaaaattcagagaatctatcactatccccaaatatagaatcgaATGAGTTGGGACTAATtgtgactttttaaaatttagtaacaATACTAGATCTTGAGCGAGTCGAAGTgccttctgaaggtcctccatgcagtgAGATCTCGGGGGGGAGGTTAGGAGCCAGTTGTCAAGATAAAGGGATACGTGTATCCCCATCAGATGCAACCATTTTGCCAGAGAGGCAAGAACCCATGTAAAAACTTCAGGGGGCgtggagaggccgaagcacagtgcccgaaactggaagactctgtcctggaacaggaacctcagatacttcctggaatctGGGTGAACTTGAACATGGAAGTacagtatgcatcctgcatgtcgatcgtgaccatccagtctccctggtggATGGCTGACAGGACCGACTGGCTCGTTTCCATTCTGAACTTCATGGTTTGAATGTagaagttcagagcactgacgtccaggacaagtttccatcctcccgatgacttgAGAATGATGAAGATGCAGTTGTAGAACCCTTCTGTGCCTATACCCTCGACCACCTCCACGGCTTGCTTCTGGAGTAGAGCTGAAACTTCCCGAGGCAGGGCCGAAAACTTCTGTGAGCTTACcgagtaggctgttaagctgatgggagaggttactaagagaggtttctccctgaaagggattgAGTAGCCTTCTTTCAAGACCTTTAGTACCCACGGCTCTACACTCCTGGTCTTCCAACTGCTCCAAAAGTGAaggagtcttgctcccactggaacacaGAGGACAGGTAACTCGCTTGCGAGGGGCAGACTTGCTGGTAGCCTTCTTGACAGGTCATGTCGTCTGGAGGTTGGTACTAGGACGGGACTGGAAGCAACCTCTAGCACAGGGGTGGGCAAACTTTTCAGTGTAAGggccacattaaaaaaaataaaattttactgggCCGCATAGTATATTTTCCAGTATAATTGATATCTAAAATagccaaaatatatggttttcaaagcgaaaatgcaataaattttcatttattagcattttaaagtactgtagaCTAGAGGATTCCCATGAAAcgcatttatttagaaaaaaaaaatttatttaaaaaaaaaaacaaagtaactctgtttaagaaatagaaaaataatatatttttattaatcaataattTAGAGTAGAACTTcaagataaacatataaattaactaaaaaaaaaatatattttatatatttagggagAAACTTCACATGAAGcatatttgtttgaaaacaaagtaactcaatttaaagacaagaaatatttttattgatattttaaagcAGTAACTTCAcatgaaacataaatatttattagacAAACAAAGTAGCTCAGCAACTGAGCAACAGAAGGATCAAAATGACTCAGTGAGAATGATGCAACTGACTGCATTCATTTACCAGTTTGTTGAAATTAGGTGTCAAGTTGCTTGTACTGATTCTTAACACTGACTGAAGATTCGAGTCTGTGAGAAGTGACCTGTTCTTTGACTTGTTAACTTTCAATATAGAAAAAGTCTGCTCACATATGTAAGTTGATGCAAATATCACAAACATCTTTCTtgcaaaatttttcagatttttaaacttttctgagTGCAGAGATGCATAAAACTCGACCAgtggtttattttcaaagagccTCTTTAAAGAGTTGTCGGCTTGCAAATCAATCAGTTCTACCTGCAGTTCTTCAGCAGCTGTTTCAATGTCACAGGCAAAAGGTGAGCTGAGCAAATCAAACTCCCCTTCAATTGCCTTGAAATCAGCAAATCTTCTGATAAAGTCATCTCTTATAGCCATCAACTGGGAACTGTATTTGTCTGATAGTGCTTGTGTAACAGTTCGTGTTTTCaacagaggaaaatgaacaaagtttTGCTCTTTAAGCTGCTTGGCAAAAGTTGAAGTTTCGACTGAAACGCTTTCACTTCCACATACAATTCATGTGCAAATAAACCTTTGCCTTGTAGTTTTGTGTTTAACTCATTCAGCTTTTTGCATAATGTCTACAGCAAATGCAAAATCACAAACCCATTCGTCACACTCCATTTCCCTTAAAAAGTCACAAGAAATgtctttcatattaaaaaacatgacaacctCTTCTTTAACGTCCCACATCCTCTTCagtactttccccatacttaacCATCGGATATTTGTGTGGTACAGCACATCAGTAAAATCAGCCTCGATGTCTTCCAAGAAGCTTCGGAATTGCCTGTGATTCAGTCCCCGTGCTCTTATTAAGTTCACTGCACGCACCACTGGATCCATAACGTGTTTGAGTTTAAAAGATGATCTACAGAGGCTTTCTTGATGTATGATGCAGTGAAAAGACAACACACTGTGCGATGGAAAATCTTCTTTGATTTTATCATTCATCAAGGTCACAAGGCCACAGTGTTTGCCTATGAGTGAAGGAGCACCATCAGTTGTAATTCTTGCCAATTTATCCAGGCTTAATCTAGACCTGATTAGACTGTTAATGACACTATTGTATAAATCTTTTCCAGTAACAGTGTCTTTGAGAGACTCCATAGATAACAATTCCTCTGTAATTTCGAAGTTTTCGTCAATTCCTCTGATATAAATGAGTACCTGGGCAGTATCCTGAATGTCATTACTCTCATCTAAAGCAATAGAAAACCACTGAAAACTAACACTGGCTGTTAACACCTGTTCTTGAATATTCATTGCAATTGCATCTATGCGACGAACAATAGTTCTTCATGACAGAGATATGGCTTCCACTTTTGATATGACTTCAGGACACACAACACTGACAGCATCAACCATGCAATCTTTAATAAATTCTGCTTCTGCAAATGACTTATTttgctttgcaattttatttgccAATACAAAACTTGCCTTTGTCGCATTCCTTTGTAAAGATGAAGTTTTTTCAAACACATTTTGTTGTTGCTTCAAACTTTTCATCAGATCAGTTGCCTTCTTTTGCAGTTCTTGCTTTGATAAATTGCTTCCAAAGTTGGTGTGCTTGGTTTGAAAGTGCCGTTTCCAATTGTATTCCTTGAAAACAGCAACTGTATCATGACAAATCAAACATACAGATTTAACTCCGATGTCAGTAAAGAAATACCTTTCAGTCCACTCTTTGTTAAATACTCTGCATTCGTCTTCAATTTTTCGCTTTTATATGGCTTCTGAATCACTCATTTTGGGTAAAGTTTGAAAGATAATAAAAGCTGTGCTGAAATAAAATGTCCAGCCTCTTCTCTCTCTGGAATCTGCCAGGACACTGAAATGATTGAATATAAGGCAATAAAATCCTTACGCGGTAACAAAGTTACAACGTGACCAAAACGTTTTGGGCAACCCCATCGAGATTTAATCCCACTGGCCACTGGTAGCAAACGTGTCCCGATACACGCTCCACTTCACGCAGTGGGAATATACGCCCATCCCAGATGCCGAGCTGCATCTTTATTCAACGATGGCCAAATTatagattaaaaaatgaataaataaataaatagaataagaaaattaaaatcatgaaaaaatctatttccgtctggttaaacaaaaataatgagtgagaaaggatgcaaataaaatagagaaaaaatgcaagatagagagacagagagataaagaagcagagagaaagagataaagaagaggtCAGGCAAGAGAATAGCCATTTTGTCCGTAAGAAAAGGGCAGGGAAAGAAATAGAGTGAGCGAGAACAATTTTCCGACACTCACATTCCGATTTTAAAATACTGGTTATAAAATCCTTTTGGACATTCAATATTCAATATTTGGAGTCCTTACATGCCCCCAGTGGTTCAAGTTTGCCCACCCCTGCTCTAGCACCTCAAAAGGGCTGTTGTGACAACGGAGAAGACATCCTGGCAGTTGTGGCAGTAGAAGGAGCTCGTGCTGGGATCCTAGTCCTCTTGGCAGACTGTGCGAGAAGGTCCTATATTGATTTCTTCTGGGGTTTGGCCATTACTTGTTCCAGGGTCTCTTGCGAGAATAAACTGGTCCTGTCTAAAGGAGCAAACAGGAGAGAGGAACGGTGAGAAGGAGTGACTCCCTTAGCAGTAAACAAGCACCACAAAACTCATTTCTTCAGAACTCTGGTGGTAAAGATGGTCGTCAACTCTTGGGCGCCGTCTCTCACTGCTCT from Macrobrachium rosenbergii isolate ZJJX-2024 chromosome 54, ASM4041242v1, whole genome shotgun sequence encodes the following:
- the LOC136834664 gene encoding general transcription factor II-I repeat domain-containing protein 2B-like; this translates as MAIRDDFIRRFADFKAIEGEFDLLSSPFACDIETAAEELQVELIDLQADNSLKRLFENKPLVEFYASLHSEKFKNLKNFARKMFVIFASTYICEQTFSILKVNKSKNRSLLTDSNLQSVLRISTSNLTPNFNKLVNECSQLHHSH
- the LOC136834665 gene encoding general transcription factor II-I repeat domain-containing protein 2A-like; the protein is MNIQEQVLTASVSFQWFSIALDESNDIQDTAQVLIYIRGIDENFEITEELLSMESLKDTVTGKDLYNSVINSLIRSRLSLDKLARITTDGAPSLIGKHCGLVTLMNDKIKEDFPSHSVLSFHCIIHQESLCRSSFKLKHVMDPVVRAVNLIRARGLNHRQFRSFLEDIEADFTDVLYHTNIRWLSMGKVLKRMWDVKEEVVMFFNMKDISCDFLREMECDEWVCDFAFAVDIMQKAE